A single genomic interval of Bradyrhizobium sp. AZCC 1693 harbors:
- the sufD gene encoding Fe-S cluster assembly protein SufD → MNLALAKNETGRALSDSFAVVRDRLPGTGKVAEARSAAFEAYDRVGLPHRRIEDWKYTDLRALMREVLPLAPAPDSAALTRAAAAVKLQAIKGARRLVLVDGVFAPKLSELDGLEKGVAVGTLRGVLESGEAALQAQLLTLDSANPMVALNSAMMTDGVVIQIANGIVLTQPLQIIHVATGTTPAAMFTRSLLRLGKDVGVTLVESYIAADGAKTYQAHDSLVIAIGDNSRLDHVRLVEDSREALNISSAVVTLGAHAHFNTFGMTSGAAVSRYQATITFAGEHSRVETNGVNLLNGRQHADTSLFMDHAVPHCASREVFRAVADDRAHSVFQGRIIVRPHAQKTDAKMMTRALLLSDEAEADNKPELEIFADDVTCGHGATTGALDESLLFYLRARGLSEKEAQALLIQAFVGEAIESIVNDDLRELAIAAAHRWLEARA, encoded by the coding sequence ATGAATTTGGCTTTGGCAAAGAACGAGACGGGACGTGCGCTGAGCGACAGCTTTGCCGTCGTGCGCGACCGGCTGCCGGGCACAGGCAAGGTCGCCGAGGCGCGAAGTGCCGCCTTCGAGGCTTATGATCGTGTGGGCCTGCCGCACCGGCGGATCGAGGATTGGAAGTACACTGATCTGCGCGCGCTGATGCGCGAAGTGCTGCCGCTGGCGCCTGCGCCGGATTCTGCCGCGCTGACGCGGGCTGCGGCGGCGGTGAAGCTGCAGGCGATCAAGGGCGCGCGCCGGCTGGTGCTGGTGGACGGCGTGTTCGCGCCAAAACTTTCTGAGCTGGACGGGCTGGAGAAGGGCGTTGCCGTCGGTACCCTGCGCGGCGTTCTGGAATCCGGCGAAGCCGCCCTGCAGGCTCAATTGTTGACGCTCGACAGCGCCAATCCGATGGTCGCGCTCAACAGTGCGATGATGACCGACGGCGTGGTGATCCAGATCGCCAACGGCATCGTGCTGACGCAGCCGCTGCAAATCATTCATGTCGCGACGGGCACCACTCCCGCGGCGATGTTCACACGCTCGCTGCTGCGGCTCGGCAAGGATGTCGGCGTGACGCTGGTCGAAAGCTACATCGCAGCCGACGGCGCGAAGACCTATCAGGCCCATGACTCGCTGGTCATCGCGATCGGCGACAATTCGCGGCTTGACCACGTCCGCCTGGTCGAGGACAGCCGCGAGGCCCTCAACATTTCCTCCGCCGTGGTGACGCTGGGCGCGCACGCGCATTTCAACACCTTTGGCATGACCTCAGGCGCTGCCGTCAGCCGCTATCAGGCGACCATTACGTTTGCAGGCGAACATTCCCGCGTGGAAACCAATGGCGTCAATCTGCTCAATGGCCGACAGCACGCCGACACCTCGCTGTTCATGGACCATGCCGTGCCGCATTGCGCCAGCCGCGAGGTGTTCCGTGCCGTCGCCGACGACCGCGCCCATTCGGTGTTCCAGGGCCGCATCATCGTTCGCCCGCATGCGCAGAAGACCGACGCCAAGATGATGACGCGGGCGCTGCTTTTGTCCGACGAGGCCGAGGCCGACAACAAGCCGGAGCTCGAAATTTTTGCCGACGACGTCACCTGCGGCCATGGCGCCACCACCGGCGCGCTCGACGAGAGCCTGCTGTTCTATCTGCGCGCCCGCGGCCTGTCGGAAAAGGAAGCCCAGGCGCTGCTGATCCAGGCTTTTGTGGGCGAAGCCATCGAATCGATCGTCAACGACGATCTGCGCGAACTCGCGATTGCAGCGGCGCATCGCTGGCTGGAGGCAAGGGCATGA
- a CDS encoding cysteine desulfurase, which yields MTQHPAVKNGAYDVARVREDFPALAMKVYGKPLVYLDNAASAQKPNAVLDRMTEAYKSEYANVHRGLHYLANAATEAYEGARGKVAKFINAARNEEIIFTRNVTEAINLVASSWGEPNIKQGDEIVLSIMEHHSNIVPWHFLRERHGAVIKWAPVDDDGNFLIEEFEKLLTPRTKLVAITQMSNALGTFIPVKEVVKLAHDRGIPVLVDGAQGAVHLPIDVQDLDCDFYAFTGHKIYGPTGIGALYAKHEHLVAMRPYNGGGEMIREVAKDWVTYGDPPHKFEAGTPPIVEAIGLGAAIDYVNSIGKERIAAHEQDLLTYAQERLREINSLRLIGTARGKGPVISFEMKGAHPHDVATVIDRQGIAVRAGTHCVMPLLERFNVTATCRASFGMYNTRQEVDHLAQALIKARELFA from the coding sequence ATGACCCAGCATCCGGCGGTCAAGAATGGCGCTTATGACGTCGCCCGCGTGCGGGAGGATTTCCCCGCGCTGGCTATGAAGGTCTACGGCAAGCCGCTGGTCTATCTCGACAACGCCGCCTCGGCGCAGAAGCCGAATGCGGTGCTCGACCGCATGACGGAAGCCTACAAGAGCGAGTACGCGAACGTGCACCGCGGCTTGCACTATCTCGCCAATGCCGCGACAGAGGCTTACGAAGGCGCGCGCGGCAAGGTCGCGAAATTCATCAATGCGGCGCGCAATGAAGAAATCATCTTCACACGCAATGTCACCGAGGCCATCAACCTCGTGGCATCGTCATGGGGCGAGCCCAACATCAAGCAGGGCGACGAGATCGTGCTCTCGATCATGGAGCACCACTCCAACATCGTGCCCTGGCACTTCCTGCGCGAGCGCCATGGCGCGGTGATCAAATGGGCGCCGGTCGATGACGACGGCAATTTCCTGATCGAGGAATTCGAGAAGCTGCTGACGCCGCGCACCAAGCTCGTTGCCATCACCCAGATGTCGAACGCGCTCGGCACTTTCATCCCGGTCAAGGAGGTCGTGAAGCTCGCTCATGACCGCGGCATTCCGGTGCTGGTCGACGGCGCGCAAGGCGCGGTGCATCTGCCGATCGACGTGCAGGACCTCGATTGCGATTTCTATGCATTCACCGGCCACAAGATCTATGGTCCGACCGGTATCGGCGCGCTCTACGCCAAGCATGAGCACCTGGTGGCGATGCGGCCCTACAACGGCGGCGGCGAGATGATCCGCGAGGTGGCAAAGGATTGGGTCACCTATGGCGACCCGCCGCACAAGTTCGAGGCCGGTACGCCGCCGATCGTCGAGGCGATCGGGCTGGGCGCTGCGATCGACTACGTCAACTCGATCGGCAAGGAACGCATCGCCGCCCACGAGCAAGATCTTCTGACCTACGCCCAGGAGCGCTTGCGCGAGATTAATTCGCTGCGCCTGATCGGCACCGCCCGCGGCAAGGGACCGGTGATCTCCTTTGAGATGAAGGGCGCCCATCCCCATGACGTCGCGACCGTGATCGACCGGCAGGGCATTGCGGTGCGCGCCGGCACCCATTGCGTGATGCCGCTTTTAGAGCGGTTCAATGTCACAGCCACCTGCCGCGCGTCGTTTGGAATGTATAATACCCGGCAAGAAGTCGACCATCTGGCACAGGCGCTGATCAAGGCGCGGGAATTGTTCGCATGA
- a CDS encoding SUF system Fe-S cluster assembly protein has protein sequence MSDTAEVKTANMETQSALPPEETERLGTEIVAALKTVFDPEIPADIYELGLIYKVDLKDDRAVDVTMTLTTPNCPAAGELPTMVENAIASVPGVGVVSVNLVWDPAWTPDRMSDEARLVLNMW, from the coding sequence ATGAGTGACACGGCCGAAGTCAAAACTGCCAATATGGAAACGCAGTCGGCGCTGCCGCCGGAGGAGACCGAGCGGCTGGGCACCGAAATCGTCGCCGCGCTGAAGACGGTGTTCGATCCGGAAATTCCGGCCGACATCTACGAGCTCGGCCTGATCTACAAGGTCGATCTCAAGGACGACCGTGCCGTCGACGTGACGATGACGCTGACCACGCCGAACTGTCCGGCGGCTGGCGAACTGCCGACCATGGTGGAAAACGCGATCGCCAGCGTTCCCGGCGTCGGCGTCGTCAGCGTGAACCTGGTGTGGGATCCGGCCTGGACGCCGGATCGCATGTCCGACGAGGCGCGCCTCGTCCTCAATATGTGGTAA
- a CDS encoding HesB/IscA family protein, with the protein MTSMTPASPTPAAKPKPRPRPQVMKLTEAAAQRITELTKRADSEIVGLRVGIKNGGCAGQSYTVEYAHEIRPTDEVVEDRGVKILVDPKAVLFLLGTEMDYKADKLQAQFIFNNPNQVSACGCGESVQLTPAKV; encoded by the coding sequence ATGACTAGCATGACACCTGCTTCACCCACGCCCGCCGCCAAGCCGAAGCCGCGTCCGCGCCCGCAGGTCATGAAACTGACCGAGGCCGCCGCCCAGCGGATTACGGAGCTGACCAAGCGCGCCGATTCCGAGATCGTGGGCTTGCGCGTCGGCATCAAAAATGGCGGCTGCGCCGGACAGTCCTACACGGTGGAATACGCCCATGAGATCCGGCCGACCGACGAGGTGGTCGAGGACCGCGGCGTGAAGATCCTGGTCGATCCCAAGGCGGTGTTGTTCCTGCTTGGCACCGAGATGGACTACAAGGCCGACAAGCTGCAGGCCCAGTTCATCTTCAACAATCCGAACCAGGTTTCCGCCTGCGGCTGCGGCGAGTCGGTGCAACTGACGCCGGCGAAGGTGTAA
- a CDS encoding TfoX/Sxy family protein, producing the protein MDRDFLIDLFADFGPVTIRKMFSGFGISADGTNFALALRAGLYFRADDQTIPQFEAEGSQPFQYQTRTKTVTMNSYWQLPARLFDDSEELADWARAALAAAQRAALRKRPKARKAAKPKISSKAASKPAVGRKPAAKRHAAKARKAPRR; encoded by the coding sequence ATGGACCGCGATTTCCTGATCGACCTGTTTGCCGATTTCGGCCCCGTCACAATCCGCAAGATGTTCTCCGGCTTCGGCATCTCCGCCGACGGCACCAATTTCGCGCTCGCGCTGCGCGCCGGGCTTTATTTCCGCGCCGATGACCAGACGATTCCGCAGTTCGAAGCGGAGGGATCGCAGCCGTTTCAGTATCAGACGCGCACCAAGACGGTCACGATGAACTCGTACTGGCAGTTGCCGGCACGCCTGTTCGACGATTCCGAGGAGTTGGCCGACTGGGCGAGGGCGGCATTGGCCGCGGCGCAACGCGCGGCCTTACGCAAGCGGCCCAAGGCGCGCAAGGCAGCGAAGCCAAAGATATCTAGCAAGGCTGCGAGCAAGCCGGCTGTTGGCCGCAAGCCGGCGGCGAAGCGGCACGCAGCGAAGGCGAGGAAGGCACCGCGCAGGTAG
- a CDS encoding GGDEF domain-containing protein, which translates to MVRLLDEHERTLAFAEVALGQIKSLRQTAVPRNYEIWYVYATGYNAPLNKIINETLARNGRLSESDLEQIYETYLSHIKTSDRIDKVGARVIGEIDDVMNLITDALDMSQSYDARLSGASEKLRNAKNCDQIKAVIEGLMKSTREMQETNKALENRLALSKTEISNLQHSLEAIRAESLTDPLTGLGNRKYFDRSIEMAVRAALASGEPLSLMMFDIDHFKSFNDSYGHLTGDQVLRLVAMSLKQTIKGQDITARYGGEEFAVVLPNTALRQALTVADHIRRAVMSKELKKKSTGEILGRVTISVGVSMLKPDDDTDSLIERADACLYAAKRNGRNRVICEVDPEYAAETRSQVA; encoded by the coding sequence GTGGTCAGGCTGCTGGACGAACACGAACGCACATTGGCGTTTGCCGAAGTCGCGTTGGGCCAGATCAAATCCCTCCGGCAGACCGCCGTCCCGCGCAATTACGAAATCTGGTACGTCTACGCGACCGGATACAATGCTCCCCTCAACAAGATCATCAACGAGACGCTGGCGCGCAACGGCAGACTGAGCGAGTCCGATCTCGAACAAATCTACGAAACCTATCTCTCGCACATCAAGACCTCCGACCGCATCGACAAGGTCGGCGCGCGCGTGATCGGCGAAATCGACGACGTGATGAACCTGATCACGGACGCGCTCGACATGTCGCAGAGCTATGACGCCAGGCTGAGCGGCGCCAGCGAGAAACTCCGGAATGCCAAGAACTGCGATCAGATCAAGGCGGTCATCGAAGGCCTGATGAAGTCCACCCGCGAGATGCAAGAGACCAACAAGGCGCTGGAAAACCGGCTGGCGCTGTCAAAGACCGAGATCAGCAACCTCCAGCACAGCCTCGAGGCGATCCGCGCCGAGAGCCTGACCGATCCGCTGACCGGATTGGGCAACCGCAAATATTTCGACCGCTCGATCGAGATGGCGGTGCGGGCGGCGCTGGCGAGCGGCGAACCGCTGTCGCTGATGATGTTCGACATCGACCATTTCAAATCGTTCAACGATTCCTACGGCCACCTCACCGGCGATCAGGTGCTGCGTCTGGTTGCGATGTCGCTGAAGCAGACCATCAAGGGCCAGGACATCACCGCCCGCTATGGCGGCGAGGAATTTGCGGTGGTGCTGCCCAACACGGCGCTGCGCCAGGCCCTGACGGTCGCCGACCACATTCGCCGCGCCGTGATGTCGAAGGAATTGAAGAAGAAATCGACAGGCGAAATTCTCGGCCGCGTCACCATCTCGGTCGGCGTCTCCATGCTGAAACCGGACGATGATACGGATTCATTGATCGAGCGCGCCGACGCCTGCCTCTACGCTGCCAAGCGTAACGGCCGCAACCGCGTGATCTGCGAAGTCGATCCCGAATACGCCGCCGAGACCCGCAGCCAGGTCGCTTAA
- a CDS encoding DEAD/DEAH box helicase gives MSFSHLGLSDKVLAAVAATGYTTPTPIQEQAIPHVLARRDVLGIAQTGTGKTAAFVLPMLTMLEKGRARARMPRTLILEPTRELAAQVKENFDKYGVGQKLNVALLIGGVSFGDQDSKLTRGVDVLIATPGRLLDHTERGGLLLTGVELLVIDEADRMLDMGFIPDIERVCKLVPFTRQTLFFTATMPPEISRITEAFLHNPARIEVSKPATTAVGVSQFQVPAGREVHEKREILRRLLRDAKDLQNAIIFCNRKREVAVVYKSLQKHGFSVGALHGDMDQSARTAALDQFRKGEIPLLVASDVAARGLDIPAVSHVFNFDVPHHADDYVHRIGRTGRAGRAGTAISIVSPLDNKSIAAIERLIGQNIPTAEGDYAVHSDSSGETDQPREHRSREGSREGSRGGRTPRREREPRAARGTDKGADKRSEREPRHAKGAGRSAGPQPQAAAAAFVPPAPAQPSRVPSIGRPEPRRAQRDAESEPADHSHLPAFLLRPVRARV, from the coding sequence ATGTCTTTTTCCCATCTCGGACTTTCCGATAAGGTCCTCGCCGCGGTTGCGGCCACCGGTTACACGACCCCTACCCCCATCCAGGAACAGGCGATTCCCCACGTTCTGGCCCGTCGAGACGTTCTCGGCATCGCCCAGACCGGCACCGGCAAGACCGCTGCGTTCGTCCTGCCCATGCTCACCATGCTGGAAAAGGGCCGCGCGCGGGCACGGATGCCCCGCACCCTGATCCTCGAACCGACCCGCGAACTCGCGGCACAGGTGAAAGAGAATTTCGACAAATACGGCGTCGGCCAGAAACTCAACGTCGCGCTCCTGATCGGCGGCGTCTCGTTCGGCGACCAGGACAGTAAACTGACCCGTGGCGTCGACGTCTTGATCGCGACCCCCGGCCGCCTGCTCGACCACACCGAACGCGGCGGGCTGCTGCTCACCGGCGTCGAACTGCTGGTGATCGACGAAGCCGACCGCATGCTGGACATGGGCTTCATCCCCGACATCGAACGCGTCTGCAAGCTGGTGCCGTTCACGCGGCAAACCCTGTTCTTCACCGCGACGATGCCGCCGGAAATCAGCCGCATCACCGAAGCCTTCCTGCACAATCCCGCGCGGATCGAAGTCTCGAAGCCGGCGACCACAGCTGTGGGCGTGTCGCAATTCCAGGTCCCCGCCGGACGCGAGGTACACGAGAAGCGCGAGATCCTGCGCCGCCTGCTGCGCGACGCCAAGGATCTTCAGAATGCGATCATCTTCTGCAACCGCAAGCGCGAAGTCGCCGTCGTTTACAAATCGCTGCAGAAGCACGGCTTCAGCGTCGGCGCGCTGCATGGCGACATGGATCAGTCGGCGCGCACCGCGGCGCTCGATCAATTCCGCAAGGGCGAGATCCCGTTGCTGGTCGCCTCCGATGTCGCGGCCCGCGGCCTCGACATTCCCGCCGTCAGCCACGTCTTCAATTTCGATGTGCCGCATCATGCCGACGACTACGTGCATCGCATCGGCCGTACCGGACGTGCCGGACGCGCCGGCACCGCGATCTCGATCGTCAGCCCGCTCGACAACAAATCGATTGCTGCGATCGAACGGCTGATCGGCCAGAACATCCCCACCGCCGAAGGCGATTATGCCGTGCACTCGGATTCGTCCGGCGAGACCGATCAGCCGCGCGAACATCGCTCGCGCGAGGGTTCCCGGGAAGGTTCGCGCGGCGGCCGCACGCCGCGGCGCGAGCGCGAGCCGCGCGCTGCCAGGGGTACTGATAAGGGTGCTGACAAGCGCAGTGAACGCGAACCGCGGCATGCCAAGGGCGCTGGCCGCAGTGCCGGCCCGCAGCCGCAGGCAGCGGCCGCAGCCTTCGTGCCGCCCGCCCCTGCACAGCCTTCGCGCGTGCCCTCGATCGGTCGTCCGGAACCGCGGCGCGCCCAGCGCGACGCTGAATCGGAGCCCGCCGATCACTCGCATCTTCCGGCGTTCCTGTTGCGGCCGGTTCGCGCCCGCGTCTGA
- a CDS encoding caspase family protein: MGWLSRLLAVTSLATCIAAFAAPAHAEKRVALVVGNNDYRNVPKLQKAVNDARTMGDTLKQLGFTVMVAENQNRQAFSQTLLAFDKAVGAGDTAFFFYAGHGFEIAGQNFLLPTDVPAATEGQEELVRDASILADRIIERMQNRKVRTAILVFDACRNNPFERAGTRAVAGGGGLAPMTQLPEGVFSVFSAGPRQTALDRLSNDDTNPNSVFTRTFAKELTQPGANLVQVAQRTRRLVSELAETVRHKQIPVYFDQMVDDVFLNGMASKAQPEAAAKPAEPLQKLAALPPVQQLKPQNDSVNAPIAMFSRHNGGWTVVFSIADPTLGISWRMGDAGDFRETGFIDTLDPRTRKRMPNPSIELPADAPAAMIQVRYVDTNGELQGPFPIRFDPEAALIRDQRKILDMTATSWLSFREFNGLLVYYTHLMSYRCAIREVRVGIDSAVPDKVLKMPPCDPRDPSAIPHEAQPYLKLAPATKSVSVELTYRDGSVSEIKSFRR, from the coding sequence ATGGGTTGGCTTTCCAGATTGCTCGCGGTGACGAGTCTCGCAACATGCATCGCGGCTTTCGCCGCGCCCGCGCACGCCGAAAAGCGCGTCGCGCTGGTCGTCGGCAACAACGATTACAGGAACGTGCCCAAGCTGCAGAAGGCGGTCAACGACGCCCGCACCATGGGCGATACGCTCAAGCAACTCGGCTTCACGGTGATGGTGGCCGAGAATCAGAACCGGCAGGCGTTCAGCCAGACGCTGCTGGCGTTCGACAAGGCGGTCGGGGCCGGTGACACCGCGTTCTTCTTCTATGCCGGCCACGGCTTTGAAATCGCCGGCCAGAATTTCCTGCTGCCGACTGACGTGCCGGCGGCGACCGAAGGCCAGGAAGAACTGGTGCGCGACGCCTCGATTCTGGCCGACCGCATCATCGAGCGGATGCAGAACCGCAAGGTGCGCACCGCCATTCTGGTGTTCGATGCCTGCCGCAACAATCCGTTCGAGCGTGCCGGCACCCGTGCGGTTGCCGGCGGTGGCGGCCTTGCGCCGATGACCCAATTGCCGGAAGGCGTGTTCTCGGTGTTCTCGGCGGGGCCGCGGCAGACCGCGCTCGACCGGCTTTCCAATGACGACACCAATCCCAATTCGGTGTTCACGCGCACCTTCGCCAAGGAGCTGACGCAGCCTGGCGCCAACCTCGTCCAGGTCGCGCAGCGCACGCGGCGGCTGGTCAGCGAACTGGCGGAGACGGTTCGCCACAAGCAGATCCCGGTCTATTTCGACCAGATGGTCGACGACGTATTTTTGAATGGCATGGCGAGCAAGGCGCAGCCGGAAGCCGCGGCGAAGCCCGCCGAGCCGCTGCAGAAGCTGGCGGCCCTGCCGCCGGTGCAGCAGCTCAAGCCGCAGAACGATTCCGTCAATGCGCCGATCGCGATGTTCTCGCGCCACAATGGCGGCTGGACCGTGGTGTTCTCGATCGCCGACCCGACGCTCGGTATTTCCTGGCGAATGGGCGACGCCGGCGATTTCCGCGAAACCGGCTTCATCGACACGCTCGACCCGCGCACCCGCAAGCGGATGCCCAACCCCTCGATCGAGTTGCCGGCCGATGCGCCGGCGGCCATGATCCAGGTGCGCTATGTCGACACCAATGGCGAGTTGCAGGGCCCGTTCCCGATCCGCTTCGACCCCGAGGCCGCCCTGATCCGCGACCAGCGCAAGATCCTCGACATGACCGCAACAAGCTGGCTGTCGTTCCGCGAATTCAACGGCCTGCTGGTCTACTACACGCATCTGATGTCGTATCGCTGCGCGATCCGCGAGGTGCGCGTCGGCATCGACAGCGCGGTGCCCGACAAGGTTCTGAAAATGCCGCCGTGCGATCCCCGCGATCCCAGCGCCATTCCACATGAAGCGCAGCCCTATTTGAAGCTCGCGCCGGCGACCAAGTCGGTCTCGGTGGAGCTGACTTATCGCGACGGCAGCGTCTCGGAGATCAAGAGTTTCCGGCGCTGA
- a CDS encoding O-antigen ligase family protein has product MLVVLPTINWQAFFESLRAPASFLPLAFFALAMAGLFWTEDTWPVGIQGLVPVSKLLAVPLLLYHYERSQRGHWVLFAFLAACVLLMGLSWVTYFADWKASSPGALAGVPVRNYIDQSHEFALCLFVMAPLLLSFAASGHRAWTFAFAAVMLGFYFDMRFVATSRTALAYFPILLILFAVKYLNRAHAIYFLMLAAVVEFGVLLSSPYLRDRLARTAQDYKVDRDSNAATSNGLRLTYWRVSIRSISEAPVFGHGTGSTQQLFSREAEGKRGEWGNVIRNPHNQTLYVAIQWGVLGCLVLYAMWYFHLQLFWGSLFPSWTGLVIVVQNFISSLLNSHLFDFHEGWVYVLGVGVAGGMVRSRATPVRPGASPE; this is encoded by the coding sequence ATGCTCGTGGTTCTTCCCACGATCAACTGGCAGGCGTTTTTCGAGTCCTTGCGTGCACCGGCCAGCTTCCTGCCGCTGGCCTTCTTCGCACTGGCGATGGCGGGGCTGTTCTGGACCGAGGACACCTGGCCGGTTGGAATTCAAGGCCTCGTGCCCGTATCAAAGCTGCTGGCCGTTCCGCTTCTCCTGTATCACTACGAACGCTCCCAGCGCGGGCATTGGGTGCTGTTCGCGTTCCTGGCTGCCTGTGTCCTGCTCATGGGATTGTCATGGGTGACATACTTCGCCGACTGGAAAGCCTCCTCGCCGGGTGCGCTGGCTGGAGTTCCCGTCAGAAACTACATCGATCAAAGCCACGAATTCGCGCTGTGCCTGTTTGTCATGGCGCCGCTGCTCCTGTCATTCGCAGCGAGCGGTCATCGCGCGTGGACCTTCGCCTTCGCAGCCGTCATGCTGGGCTTCTATTTCGACATGCGGTTTGTCGCGACCTCGCGGACGGCATTGGCCTACTTTCCGATTCTGTTGATCCTTTTCGCCGTCAAATATCTGAACCGGGCACATGCGATCTATTTTCTGATGCTTGCGGCAGTTGTCGAGTTCGGAGTTCTGCTCTCATCGCCCTATTTGCGTGACCGGCTCGCGCGCACGGCGCAGGACTACAAGGTGGATCGCGACAGCAATGCCGCGACGTCGAACGGCCTGCGACTGACGTATTGGCGCGTTTCCATCAGGTCGATTTCCGAGGCGCCCGTTTTTGGGCACGGCACCGGATCGACCCAGCAGCTCTTCAGCCGCGAGGCGGAAGGCAAGAGGGGCGAATGGGGCAACGTCATCCGCAATCCTCATAACCAGACACTCTATGTCGCGATCCAATGGGGCGTGCTCGGTTGCCTCGTCCTTTATGCGATGTGGTACTTTCATCTGCAGCTCTTCTGGGGATCGCTTTTTCCTTCATGGACCGGCCTGGTGATCGTGGTGCAGAACTTCATCAGTTCGCTGCTCAATTCCCATCTGTTCGACTTCCACGAGGGGTGGGTATACGTGCTGGGCGTTGGTGTCGCGGGCGGCATGGTGCGCTCGCGCGCAACGCCCGTCCGGCCCGGCGCCAGCCCGGAGTAG
- a CDS encoding FAD-dependent oxidoreductase translates to MKTRCCIVGGGPAGMMLGYLLGRAGIDVVVLEKHADFFRDFRGDTVHPSTLQVMDELGLIDGFLKLPHQRLQKMAGMFGGETVRLADLGRLNVKYPFIAFMPQWDFLNFLRESGKRFASLKVMMSTEAVDLLRDGERITGVKAKTPDGVIDIEADLTIACDGRHSLVRERAGLEVEEIGAPMDVLWFRAGKRDGENENLFARVDPGKMMVTFDRGDYWQCAFVIPKGQYEAVKARGLPALLDDIARMAPILKSGLSGVKGWDEVKLLTVAVNRLRRWTRPGLLCIGDAAHAMSPIGGVGVNLAVQDAVAAANLLAARLMSGCPSEDELDAVRRRREFPVKMTQRMQVVVQNNIVNAALKPGNQPLKVPLVMRLVTAVPWLQGITARFVGLGVRPEHVQSPRAPSP, encoded by the coding sequence ATGAAAACACGTTGCTGCATCGTCGGCGGCGGCCCGGCCGGCATGATGCTGGGTTACCTGCTCGGACGCGCCGGCATCGATGTCGTGGTGCTGGAAAAGCACGCCGACTTCTTCCGCGACTTTCGCGGCGATACCGTGCATCCCTCGACGCTGCAGGTGATGGACGAACTCGGGCTGATCGACGGTTTCCTGAAACTGCCGCATCAGCGCCTGCAGAAGATGGCGGGGATGTTCGGCGGCGAGACCGTGCGGCTCGCCGATCTCGGCCGGCTCAACGTCAAATATCCGTTCATCGCCTTCATGCCGCAGTGGGACTTTCTCAATTTCCTGCGCGAGAGCGGCAAGCGGTTTGCTTCGCTCAAGGTGATGATGTCGACGGAAGCGGTCGATCTGCTTCGTGACGGCGAGCGCATCACGGGCGTGAAGGCGAAGACGCCGGATGGCGTGATCGATATCGAGGCCGACCTGACCATTGCCTGCGACGGCCGCCACTCGCTGGTACGCGAACGCGCCGGGCTTGAAGTCGAGGAAATCGGCGCGCCGATGGATGTGCTGTGGTTTCGTGCCGGCAAGCGGGACGGCGAAAACGAAAACCTGTTTGCCCGCGTCGATCCCGGCAAAATGATGGTGACCTTCGACCGCGGCGACTACTGGCAATGCGCCTTCGTCATTCCGAAGGGGCAGTATGAGGCCGTGAAGGCGAGGGGACTGCCCGCGCTGCTCGACGACATCGCGCGGATGGCGCCGATCCTGAAATCGGGGCTATCAGGGGTGAAGGGCTGGGATGAGGTGAAGCTGTTGACGGTTGCGGTCAACCGCCTGAGGCGCTGGACGCGGCCGGGACTCCTGTGCATCGGCGACGCCGCGCATGCGATGTCGCCGATCGGCGGCGTCGGCGTCAACCTCGCGGTGCAGGATGCGGTCGCGGCCGCGAACCTGCTGGCGGCGAGGCTAATGAGCGGCTGCCCATCGGAGGACGAACTCGACGCGGTGCGCCGGCGCCGCGAATTCCCGGTGAAGATGACGCAGCGGATGCAGGTCGTCGTGCAGAACAATATCGTCAACGCCGCGCTCAAGCCCGGCAATCAACCGCTGAAGGTCCCGCTCGTGATGCGGCTCGTCACCGCTGTGCCCTGGCTACAGGGCATCACGGCGCGGTTTGTCGGCCTTGGCGTGCGGCCCGAGCATGTGCAGTCGCCGCGCGCGCCGTCGCCGTGA